One genomic segment of Rivularia sp. PCC 7116 includes these proteins:
- a CDS encoding succinylglutamate desuccinylase/aspartoacylase family protein: MLPIISTIPLRQMASGDILSLQVYKFIGATPGKKVYIQSNLHGAEIVGNAVIHQLIEFLWMLDNTDLIGEIWLLPVCNPMGTNQRSHHFSSGRYCVYEAKDWNRIFWDYEKDISQSNQSGENQLLTFAKSQINLDIEEIRINFLDAIKQQFVKLSDKVNSDSGVAYTEKFRYKLQSLSLDADYLIDIHSSTNQGLNYLYYFRDREESAKFFLLDFGILLDEYDGDAFDEAFIKPWLALEECFLQLGRTIKFDVEAWTLELGRGMEMIPDSVAKGVRGIKNYLKQKGVLSNDFQLDDIPQRNHDMMFKTKSKVTKYYATVGGMINSRIALGREVRAGEQIYQILIFNKQGKLPTTVDIFADRDGFVYDVSANQSVNEGEFVLGIM, translated from the coding sequence ATGCTCCCTATTATTTCTACAATTCCTTTGCGTCAGATGGCTTCTGGTGATATTTTATCGCTACAGGTTTACAAGTTTATTGGCGCTACTCCTGGTAAAAAAGTTTATATTCAGTCAAATCTTCATGGAGCAGAAATTGTAGGGAATGCTGTTATTCACCAATTGATTGAGTTTTTGTGGATGTTAGATAATACCGATTTAATTGGTGAAATCTGGCTGCTTCCGGTTTGTAATCCGATGGGAACTAATCAACGCTCTCATCACTTTTCTTCTGGTAGATATTGCGTTTATGAGGCTAAAGATTGGAACCGTATTTTTTGGGATTATGAGAAGGATATATCTCAAAGTAATCAAAGTGGTGAGAATCAATTATTAACATTTGCTAAATCTCAGATTAATTTAGATATAGAAGAGATTAGAATAAATTTTTTAGACGCAATTAAACAACAATTTGTCAAGCTTTCAGATAAAGTTAATTCCGATAGCGGGGTAGCTTATACTGAAAAATTTCGCTACAAATTACAATCTCTAAGCTTAGATGCAGACTACTTGATTGATATTCATAGCTCAACTAATCAAGGTTTAAACTATCTATATTATTTTCGCGATCGCGAAGAAAGCGCGAAATTTTTTCTTCTCGATTTTGGCATTTTATTAGATGAATATGACGGAGATGCTTTTGACGAAGCTTTTATTAAACCTTGGTTAGCGTTAGAAGAGTGTTTTTTGCAGTTGGGTAGAACAATTAAATTTGATGTGGAAGCTTGGACGCTTGAACTCGGTAGAGGAATGGAAATGATTCCCGATTCAGTGGCAAAAGGGGTTAGAGGAATCAAAAATTATTTAAAACAAAAGGGCGTTTTATCAAATGATTTTCAACTGGATGATATTCCACAGCGCAATCATGACATGATGTTTAAAACTAAAAGTAAAGTAACAAAATATTATGCAACCGTTGGTGGAATGATTAATTCAAGAATTGCTCTTGGTAGGGAGGTAAGAGCTGGAGAACAAATTTATCAAATTCTTATTTTTAATAAACAAGGTAAATTGCCTACGACAGTAGATATTTTTGCCGATAGAGATGGGTTTGTGTACGATGTTTCTGCCAATCAATCGGTAAATGAAGGTGAGTTTGTATTAGGAATTATGTGA
- a CDS encoding RNA-guided endonuclease TnpB family protein, with protein MIVLEFKVKGNKTQYAAIDEAIRTGQFVRNKCIRYWMDNKGIGQKDLYRHNTWLRSEYPFVKALNSHATQASVERAYNSISRFYNQCKKQVPGKKGYPKFKKFSRSVEYKTSGWKLSPDTKSINFLDQKGIGKLKLKGTWELWRYDRELIKRVRLVRRADGYYVQFCIKLDISEPLEPSHTNVGLDVGLKEFYTDSKGGVETNPRFYRKGEKRLKFYQRRVSRKKKGSEGRNKARNKLGRVHLKISRQREEHAKRLARCVIQSNDVVAYEDLRIKNLVKNHCLAKSINDAGWYQFRKWLEHFGQKFGRQTVAVNPAYTSQNCSDCGEVVKKSLSTRTHVCECGCELDRDHNAAINILKRALSTVGHTGTWINHPSAYGESASTLPDSGLVEQVGSLK; from the coding sequence ATGATCGTCTTAGAATTTAAGGTCAAAGGGAATAAAACTCAATATGCTGCCATTGATGAGGCGATTCGCACCGGTCAGTTTGTTCGCAACAAGTGCATCCGTTACTGGATGGACAATAAAGGTATAGGACAAAAAGACTTGTATCGTCATAATACCTGGCTCAGATCTGAGTATCCCTTTGTTAAAGCCTTAAATTCTCATGCCACTCAAGCTTCAGTTGAAAGAGCTTACAACTCAATTTCTCGATTTTACAATCAATGCAAAAAACAAGTCCCTGGTAAAAAAGGATATCCTAAGTTTAAGAAGTTTTCTAGGTCAGTTGAGTATAAAACATCTGGCTGGAAACTATCCCCCGATACTAAATCAATAAATTTTTTAGATCAAAAAGGTATTGGGAAACTAAAACTAAAAGGAACCTGGGAGTTATGGCGTTACGATCGTGAGCTGATCAAACGAGTTAGATTAGTGCGCCGAGCGGATGGTTATTATGTTCAGTTTTGTATCAAACTTGATATTAGCGAACCTTTAGAGCCTTCGCACACCAACGTTGGTTTAGACGTTGGACTTAAGGAGTTTTATACCGACTCCAAAGGAGGTGTAGAAACAAATCCAAGGTTTTATCGTAAGGGTGAGAAACGGCTTAAGTTTTATCAACGTCGGGTTTCTCGCAAAAAGAAAGGCTCCGAGGGCCGAAACAAAGCCAGAAATAAACTAGGCAGAGTACACCTCAAAATAAGTAGGCAACGTGAAGAACATGCCAAGAGACTGGCACGTTGCGTAATCCAATCTAACGATGTGGTCGCTTACGAAGATTTGAGGATAAAAAATCTAGTCAAGAATCATTGTCTCGCAAAGTCTATCAATGATGCTGGTTGGTATCAATTCAGGAAATGGTTGGAGCATTTCGGTCAAAAGTTTGGCAGGCAAACAGTAGCTGTTAATCCTGCTTATACCAGTCAAAACTGCTCAGACTGTGGTGAAGTTGTCAAGAAATCCTTATCAACTAGAACTCATGTCTGTGAGTGTGGCTGTGAACTAGACCGAGATCATAATGCTGCGATCAATATTCTAAAAAGAGCTTTAAGTACGGTGGGGCACACCGGAACTTGGATTAATCATCCGAGCGCTTACGGAGAATCGGCCTCTACTCTTCCTGATTCCGGTCTGGTTGAGCAAGTCGGCTCGTTGAAGTAA
- a CDS encoding nucleoside triphosphate pyrophosphatase, with protein MGTPTFVLASASIARRRLLQNAGIQPFVCPSDFDESQIQLKNPAELVETLALRKAEAVAPHFQSALVMGCDSVLAINGEIHGKPSSQEEARQRWLMMRGNYGELFTGHVFVDNVQNRNLVKHQVTKVYFASVSNEEIDAYVSTEEPLKCAGAFALEGKGSVFVEKIEGCHSNVIGLSMPLLRIMLMDMGYSIADFW; from the coding sequence ATGGGTACTCCAACTTTTGTCCTCGCTTCCGCTTCAATTGCGCGTCGTCGTTTGCTGCAAAATGCTGGAATTCAACCTTTTGTTTGTCCCAGCGATTTTGATGAGTCGCAGATTCAACTTAAAAATCCAGCGGAATTAGTTGAAACTCTGGCTTTACGAAAGGCTGAAGCTGTCGCACCGCATTTTCAGTCGGCTTTAGTAATGGGTTGCGATTCTGTTTTGGCTATCAATGGCGAAATTCACGGTAAACCTAGTTCGCAGGAGGAAGCACGCCAGCGCTGGCTAATGATGCGAGGTAATTATGGCGAACTTTTTACCGGGCACGTTTTTGTAGATAATGTTCAAAATCGTAATTTAGTCAAACATCAAGTAACTAAAGTTTATTTTGCTTCCGTAAGCAATGAGGAAATTGATGCTTATGTTTCTACCGAAGAACCTCTTAAATGTGCTGGTGCTTTTGCACTGGAAGGTAAAGGTTCGGTTTTTGTCGAAAAAATTGAAGGTTGCCACAGTAATGTGATTGGTTTAAGTATGCCGTTGCTGCGGATAATGTTAATGGATATGGGGTACTCTATTGCTGATTTTTGGTGA
- the psbP gene encoding photosystem II reaction center PsbP yields MWKRISITLFLVLSFCLTNIGTAAAAALNSYSDSTDGYQFLYPAGWVEIQISKGPDVVFHDIIETTENVSVVISPVPSGKSLTELGTPTEVGYKLGKNALAPEGSNRKAELVNAEQTEGEDGKTYYLLEYLVKFPNNRERHNLASMAVSRGKLFTFNASVPQRRWNRMRRLIQDSVGSFRVD; encoded by the coding sequence ATGTGGAAAAGAATTTCAATTACTTTATTTTTAGTGCTTAGTTTTTGCCTTACGAATATTGGTACAGCAGCAGCAGCAGCACTTAACAGTTATTCAGACTCAACCGATGGCTATCAATTCTTATATCCTGCTGGCTGGGTGGAAATACAAATAAGCAAGGGTCCTGATGTTGTTTTTCACGATATCATTGAAACAACTGAAAATGTTTCTGTAGTAATAAGTCCGGTTCCATCAGGTAAAAGTTTAACGGAACTAGGTACACCTACAGAAGTGGGGTATAAGCTGGGAAAAAACGCTCTTGCTCCCGAAGGTTCTAATCGTAAAGCAGAATTGGTTAACGCCGAACAAACAGAAGGCGAAGATGGTAAAACTTATTATTTACTAGAGTATTTAGTCAAATTTCCTAATAACCGAGAGCGTCATAACCTTGCTAGTATGGCTGTGAGTCGCGGTAAGTTGTTCACTTTTAATGCTTCAGTACCCCAAAGACGTTGGAATCGTATGAGGCGATTGATTCAAGATTCTGTAGGCTCTTTCCGGGTTGATTAA
- a CDS encoding DUF2278 family protein has protein sequence MPLKNYGVLKGKVTDRKLGEGKNPHYQLLINTNEEKHRIAINVKSKLSPSELLYFVDDNFEHPITEELRKLDYGFNHLDRKPGGLALDYVRGNLFDTTQMKPLPHDVPGPDNDLNELIELYVGRSQTSEDAVIYAFGEKWGPEEDTKDKYFDFLPGNGIHDIHMNQGSVGQFQKDNGVWQDGGLLIHFPNREQWVGIFLTFQSQSFHTNDKNGDRVDSLLAASTADIRILAALVNPTSSKDNTETVTLINTSTVTVNLNGWSLTDYDKRKHHLDGAINPGEVLQVPLVHNSILLENEGGTITLLDKQGVKIDGVSYTKKDVQSQGKTVVF, from the coding sequence ATGCCTTTAAAAAATTACGGTGTTCTTAAAGGTAAAGTAACTGATAGAAAATTAGGGGAAGGTAAGAATCCTCATTATCAGCTACTTATCAACACAAATGAAGAAAAACATCGCATTGCTATTAACGTAAAATCAAAGCTTAGTCCTTCGGAATTACTGTATTTTGTAGACGATAATTTTGAACATCCGATTACTGAAGAATTGCGTAAATTAGATTACGGATTCAATCATTTAGATAGAAAGCCCGGTGGACTAGCTTTGGACTACGTTCGAGGTAATTTGTTCGATACAACTCAGATGAAACCATTACCTCACGATGTTCCCGGCCCCGACAACGATTTAAATGAATTAATTGAATTGTATGTTGGGCGATCGCAAACTAGCGAAGATGCGGTTATCTACGCCTTTGGTGAAAAATGGGGTCCAGAAGAAGACACCAAGGACAAATATTTTGATTTTCTTCCCGGTAACGGTATTCATGACATCCACATGAATCAAGGTAGTGTAGGTCAATTCCAAAAAGATAACGGAGTTTGGCAAGATGGAGGACTGTTAATTCACTTTCCCAACCGCGAACAGTGGGTTGGCATCTTTTTAACCTTCCAATCGCAATCTTTTCACACTAACGATAAAAATGGCGATAGAGTAGATTCTTTACTCGCCGCGAGTACTGCCGACATCCGTATTTTGGCTGCTTTAGTTAATCCTACAAGTAGTAAAGATAATACGGAAACGGTAACTTTGATTAATACTTCAACCGTAACGGTTAATTTAAATGGATGGTCACTTACCGATTACGATAAACGTAAGCATCATTTAGATGGTGCTATTAATCCAGGTGAAGTATTGCAAGTACCTTTAGTTCACAACAGTATTTTATTAGAAAATGAAGGCGGTACAATCACCCTGCTTGATAAACAAGGCGTCAAAATTGATGGCGTTTCTTATACAAAGAAAGACGTACAAAGCCAAGGTAAAACTGTAGTATTTTAA
- a CDS encoding PP2C family protein-serine/threonine phosphatase yields the protein MSQLPSQPADSNSSAPTDVTPVVALKELVARLHREQNKIQDLLSSLGFALRSFNNLNQFLELIPLMATRVTDADGSALFLYKPNGQVRLEQLHWQDSRQRKNIRKALEAASSQISLPTNATPLATTTGMLDAHMHRCLGPDMQAFGTAILVKHMERGWLYVLSRDPEYTWTETRQKLVRLVADQTAVAIENDELGVELRKKERLDQELEIGAEIQRRLLPRQCPNIPGVALAARCKPANHVGGDYYDFIPTNHNLTIKGKDSDNPDANRWAMVIGDVMGKGVPAGLIMTMMRGMLRGEVLHLNSPAQILQNLNRVMYADLDNSSRFITLFYSEYDPHKRLLSYSNAAHNPPLWWHAATKTVSRLDTNGMLIGLEANSQYENGQIYLESGDTIIYYTDGLTDAASPSGERFDEENLIVAFNNACRYYKDPQEILDCLFNEIKQFIGTDRQNNDDMTLVVLQAR from the coding sequence GTGTCTCAACTGCCTTCCCAACCAGCTGATAGTAATAGCAGTGCCCCAACAGATGTCACTCCGGTGGTGGCACTCAAAGAACTTGTGGCGCGGCTGCACCGGGAGCAGAATAAAATCCAAGATTTACTTTCTTCTTTAGGATTTGCTCTGCGAAGTTTCAATAATTTAAACCAATTTTTGGAACTAATACCGTTGATGGCAACTAGGGTAACTGATGCCGACGGTAGTGCTTTGTTTCTCTATAAACCGAACGGTCAAGTTCGATTAGAACAGCTACATTGGCAAGATAGCCGCCAACGGAAAAACATACGTAAGGCTTTAGAAGCAGCTAGCAGTCAAATTTCTTTGCCAACTAATGCTACACCTTTAGCAACCACCACCGGAATGTTAGATGCTCATATGCATCGTTGTTTGGGGCCAGATATGCAGGCTTTTGGTACTGCAATTTTGGTTAAACATATGGAACGTGGATGGCTTTATGTTTTAAGCCGAGATCCCGAATATACTTGGACAGAAACTCGACAAAAGTTAGTACGTTTGGTTGCCGATCAAACCGCAGTGGCAATTGAAAATGATGAGTTAGGGGTAGAGTTACGTAAGAAAGAACGACTTGACCAAGAATTAGAAATTGGTGCAGAAATTCAACGGCGACTTTTGCCCCGTCAATGTCCAAATATTCCAGGTGTTGCTTTAGCTGCTAGATGTAAACCAGCAAACCATGTAGGCGGAGACTATTATGATTTTATCCCTACAAATCATAACCTAACGATTAAAGGTAAAGACTCGGATAATCCTGATGCCAACCGTTGGGCTATGGTTATCGGAGATGTGATGGGTAAAGGCGTACCTGCCGGTTTAATTATGACGATGATGCGGGGAATGTTAAGGGGTGAGGTATTGCACCTAAATTCTCCAGCCCAAATTTTGCAAAACTTGAATCGAGTCATGTATGCTGATTTGGATAATTCAAGTCGTTTTATTACCTTGTTTTACTCGGAATATGACCCCCACAAACGGCTTTTATCTTACAGTAATGCCGCACATAATCCTCCTTTGTGGTGGCACGCCGCAACAAAAACTGTTAGTCGATTAGACACTAATGGAATGCTTATAGGTTTAGAAGCTAATAGTCAGTACGAAAATGGTCAGATCTATTTAGAGTCCGGTGACACAATTATTTATTACACTGATGGGTTAACTGATGCTGCTTCCCCTTCAGGCGAGCGTTTTGATGAAGAAAATCTAATTGTTGCTTTCAATAATGCTTGCAGGTATTACAAAGATCCACAAGAAATACTTGATTGTCTATTTAACGAAATTAAGCAATTCATCGGTACAGATAGGCAAAATAATGATGATATGACATTAGTGGTTTTGCAAGCGCGATGA
- the ftsY gene encoding signal recognition particle-docking protein FtsY, whose amino-acid sequence MVFNWFRRQNKKSSEPSSEERNEQEKVENVVSDEESTEESSTEESPRAQATEDLLAFAKAAYKNIQDKQQTTDSSENSTSEASTELEETISEEIRESPQEATEVVSESEQAVESSQEATEVVSESEQASESLQEAEVVSEAEPAEEESTQQQEETTATNVSELEKSDAEVTELDVTSEVETEDSSQEPKTTANLSFLERAKAEREARQERLVKSAVEVPEVSQIDESTTVSADTSESSVGETPELAFDEGFLWSTEVLAAQGRRAEDVSIEEINWLKKLRQGLDKTRRNVVNQLKAIVGKGPLNTDAVDEIEAVLLQADVGIEATDYIINSLQEKLRQEALPPEEGIAYLKKILRDMLDKPLQESQSVSFTPEKETLNIWLMTGVNGAGKTTTIGKIAHLANKSGYRCLIGAADTFRAAAVQQVKVWGERSGVEVIANPGKNTDPAAVVFDAIAAAVSRETELLLVDTAGRLQNKKNLMEELSKIRRIINKKAPDAKVESLLVLDATLGQNGLRQAEVFSQAAELSGVVLTKLDGTAKGGVALAVVQQLGLPIRFIGAGEGMEDLRPFSSYEFVEALLSG is encoded by the coding sequence ATGGTTTTTAATTGGTTTCGCCGTCAAAACAAGAAGTCTTCCGAACCTTCTTCTGAAGAGAGAAACGAGCAAGAAAAAGTTGAAAATGTTGTAAGTGATGAGGAATCAACCGAAGAATCGTCAACCGAAGAATCTCCTCGGGCACAGGCAACGGAAGATTTATTAGCTTTTGCTAAAGCTGCTTACAAAAATATTCAAGATAAGCAACAAACAACTGATTCAAGCGAGAATTCTACATCTGAAGCAAGCACTGAACTTGAAGAAACTATTTCTGAAGAAATTCGCGAATCTCCTCAAGAAGCAACTGAGGTCGTTTCTGAATCCGAACAAGCTGTAGAATCTTCCCAAGAAGCAACTGAGGTCGTTTCTGAATCCGAACAAGCTAGCGAATCTCTCCAAGAAGCTGAGGTTGTTTCTGAAGCCGAACCAGCTGAAGAAGAAAGTACACAACAGCAGGAAGAAACTACTGCAACTAATGTATCGGAATTAGAAAAATCAGATGCAGAGGTTACAGAACTAGATGTAACATCTGAAGTTGAAACAGAAGATAGTTCGCAAGAGCCAAAAACTACTGCTAATTTATCTTTCTTAGAAAGAGCAAAAGCGGAAAGAGAAGCTAGGCAGGAAAGACTCGTGAAGAGCGCAGTAGAGGTTCCCGAAGTTTCTCAGATAGATGAGTCAACAACAGTATCCGCTGATACTAGTGAATCATCAGTTGGAGAAACACCAGAACTAGCATTTGACGAAGGATTTTTATGGTCAACCGAAGTCCTTGCCGCACAAGGAAGACGTGCAGAAGATGTTTCAATTGAAGAGATCAATTGGCTCAAAAAGTTACGACAGGGTTTAGATAAAACTCGTCGTAATGTAGTTAACCAGCTCAAAGCAATTGTCGGTAAAGGACCGTTAAATACAGATGCTGTAGATGAAATTGAAGCTGTATTGTTGCAAGCTGATGTTGGTATAGAAGCTACAGACTACATTATTAATTCTTTGCAGGAAAAACTACGTCAAGAAGCTTTACCTCCTGAAGAAGGTATTGCTTATTTGAAAAAAATTCTGCGGGATATGTTGGATAAACCTTTACAAGAATCCCAATCCGTTTCATTTACTCCGGAAAAAGAAACGTTAAATATTTGGTTGATGACTGGTGTCAATGGTGCGGGTAAGACTACTACTATCGGTAAAATTGCCCATCTGGCAAATAAATCTGGCTATAGATGTTTGATTGGTGCAGCCGACACCTTCCGAGCCGCAGCAGTACAGCAAGTGAAGGTTTGGGGAGAAAGAAGCGGCGTTGAAGTCATTGCGAATCCGGGGAAAAATACCGATCCGGCAGCAGTTGTGTTTGATGCGATCGCTGCTGCTGTGTCTCGGGAAACTGAATTGTTACTAGTAGATACCGCAGGAAGATTACAGAATAAGAAAAACTTAATGGAGGAATTAAGTAAAATCCGGCGAATAATTAATAAAAAAGCTCCCGATGCCAAAGTAGAATCACTGTTGGTTCTAGATGCTACATTAGGTCAAAATGGATTGCGACAGGCGGAAGTTTTTTCTCAAGCTGCCGAACTTAGTGGTGTAGTTTTAACCAAGCTTGATGGAACTGCTAAAGGAGGGGTTGCTCTTGCAGTAGTACAACAGTTGGGTTTACCGATTCGTTTTATTGGTGCTGGTGAAGGTATGGAAGATTTACGTCCTTTCTCCAGTTACGAATTTGTGGAAGCGTTGCTCAGTGGTTAA
- the nusB gene encoding transcription antitermination factor NusB → MQDRTRQPRQIARELALLSLSQLPVNPKTLTEDQLPELVLGAVRTLRGEIKDSLENASDELKNSNDRLLTSETRAADLNTSRTMLKEAIEYTRTAINRLAYTLDFLELSQETTKKYKEINEYAIKLVRKITSERQLIDEKISTALVDWQVKRLAQIDRDILRIAVADIEFFDIPSKVAINEAVELAKRYSGEDGHRFINGVLRKVSEQSQVKG, encoded by the coding sequence ATGCAAGACCGTACACGTCAACCCCGTCAAATTGCTCGCGAACTCGCTTTATTAAGCCTTTCTCAGTTACCTGTAAATCCCAAAACTTTAACAGAAGACCAACTTCCTGAATTAGTGCTTGGAGCAGTGCGTACTCTAAGAGGAGAGATAAAAGATAGTTTAGAAAATGCTTCTGACGAGTTAAAGAATAGCAACGATCGCCTTTTAACTAGCGAAACTCGCGCTGCGGATTTGAATACTTCTAGAACAATGCTCAAAGAAGCAATTGAATATACTCGGACAGCAATTAATAGATTGGCTTATACGCTCGATTTTCTGGAATTGAGTCAGGAAACTACTAAAAAATACAAAGAAATAAATGAATACGCAATCAAGTTAGTTAGAAAAATTACTTCTGAACGTCAACTGATAGATGAAAAAATATCTACTGCTTTGGTTGATTGGCAAGTAAAGCGACTTGCTCAAATCGACCGAGATATTCTACGTATTGCTGTAGCTGATATAGAATTTTTTGATATCCCTTCAAAAGTAGCAATCAATGAAGCTGTAGAACTCGCTAAACGCTACAGTGGAGAAGATGGGCATCGCTTTATTAATGGTGTTTTACGCAAAGTCAGCGAGCAAAGTCAGGTTAAAGGTTAA
- a CDS encoding DUF502 domain-containing protein, with amino-acid sequence MNVNNRNSTSRIKENKGLGYERWKQDLKNDLIAGLLVIIPLATTIWLTVTIAIWVINFLTQIPKQLNPFEGLNPLLINLLNFVVGFTVPLLSILLIGLMARNIAGKWLLDFGERFLQAIPLAGQIYKTLKQLLETLLKDTNNKFRRVILVEYPRQGMWAIAFVTGAVNSDIQAQMPEAMLSVFIPTTPNPTTGWYAVVPEKDVVNLSMSIEEAFKILISGGIVSQAPPLPPLEIPKERKLDSREKKRQVIPVEEA; translated from the coding sequence ATGAATGTCAATAACAGAAATTCCACTAGCCGTATTAAGGAGAATAAGGGCTTGGGCTACGAACGCTGGAAGCAAGACCTAAAAAATGACCTGATTGCTGGTTTGCTGGTAATAATTCCTTTAGCAACAACAATTTGGTTGACAGTTACTATTGCTATTTGGGTAATCAATTTTTTGACTCAGATACCCAAACAACTAAATCCTTTTGAGGGGTTAAACCCTTTATTAATTAATCTATTAAACTTTGTGGTGGGTTTTACGGTACCACTATTAAGTATCCTTTTAATTGGACTAATGGCTCGCAATATAGCGGGTAAATGGTTGCTTGATTTTGGAGAACGCTTTTTACAAGCAATTCCTTTAGCCGGACAAATTTATAAAACCCTCAAGCAGCTTTTAGAAACACTATTAAAAGATACTAATAATAAATTTCGTCGCGTAATTTTGGTAGAGTATCCGCGACAGGGGATGTGGGCGATTGCTTTTGTTACCGGTGCTGTTAACAGTGATATTCAAGCTCAAATGCCTGAAGCGATGTTAAGCGTTTTTATTCCCACGACTCCTAACCCTACTACGGGATGGTATGCAGTGGTTCCGGAAAAAGATGTAGTAAATTTATCAATGTCAATAGAAGAAGCGTTCAAAATATTGATATCTGGTGGTATTGTTTCTCAAGCGCCTCCTTTACCTCCTTTAGAAATTCCTAAAGAACGCAAGCTAGATTCCCGAGAAAAAAAGCGGCAGGTAATCCCTGTTGAAGAAGCTTAA
- a CDS encoding glycosyltransferase family 2 protein, giving the protein MITIYILTYNEELDIAACIESAMLSDDIIVVDSISSDRTVEIANRYPVRVVEHAFESHGKQRTWMLENISPKYEWVYILEADERMTPELFAECVEATKNPDYIGYYAAERVMFMNTWIRHSTQYPRYQLRLFRHGKVWFTDYGHTEREVCQGSTSFLKETYPHYTSGKGLSRWIDKHNRYSTDEAKETLHQLEKGNVNWRDLFFGKTEVERRRALKDLSLRVPGRPLVRFFYMYFLLGGCLDGRAGFAWCTLQAFYEYLIMLKAWEMKHIPTPSVEAVSSSRLPVIR; this is encoded by the coding sequence ATGATTACTATCTATATATTGACTTATAACGAAGAATTAGACATTGCTGCTTGTATTGAGTCAGCAATGCTATCAGATGACATTATTGTGGTGGATTCGATAAGTAGCGATCGCACAGTGGAAATTGCGAATAGGTATCCGGTTAGAGTTGTCGAACACGCTTTTGAAAGTCATGGTAAGCAACGTACTTGGATGTTAGAAAATATATCTCCGAAATACGAATGGGTTTATATTCTCGAAGCAGACGAACGCATGACACCGGAATTATTTGCTGAATGTGTAGAAGCAACGAAAAACCCAGATTATATAGGTTATTACGCAGCCGAACGAGTCATGTTTATGAATACTTGGATTCGTCACAGTACTCAATATCCTCGTTACCAATTAAGGCTGTTTCGTCATGGTAAAGTATGGTTTACGGATTACGGTCACACCGAAAGAGAAGTCTGTCAAGGCAGTACCAGCTTTTTAAAAGAAACTTATCCTCATTACACTTCCGGTAAAGGCTTAAGTCGTTGGATTGACAAGCATAACCGTTATTCTACTGATGAAGCGAAAGAAACACTGCATCAGTTAGAAAAAGGAAACGTTAATTGGCGCGATTTATTTTTCGGTAAAACAGAAGTAGAACGCCGTCGTGCCCTTAAAGACTTATCATTACGAGTACCAGGTAGACCTTTGGTACGATTCTTTTATATGTACTTTCTCCTCGGAGGCTGTTTGGATGGAAGAGCCGGATTTGCTTGGTGTACCTTACAAGCCTTCTACGAATATTTAATCATGCTCAAAGCTTGGGAAATGAAGCATATCCCCACACCCAGCGTGGAAGCAGTTTCCAGTAGCCGCTTACCAGTTATCAGGTAG